Genomic segment of Camelus bactrianus isolate YW-2024 breed Bactrian camel chromosome 33, ASM4877302v1, whole genome shotgun sequence:
TTCTGGCCTGAATCAGAGAGGCATCTGACAGTTCCCTGAAGACACTGTCTCCCAGTGACACAGGTCTGGCTCCCTCCAGGCTTGCTACTCCCTGCTCCCTGGACAAATCTTGGACCCCACAGGAGGATTGTTCCTCTGCCTTGTGGCGAACTCACACCCTGCAGCCTTGCCCCCagctgcctccttcctgccttccctgctGGCACCCAGTCTAAGCATGTTGCTGCTTCATTATCCTTTGAAGCATCATCGATGCTCACCCCTCACGCCTGGGCTGCCGTCTTGTcaggatatttatttctgttcttcaccaccaccaccccaaattccttccttccccagtggATGTTACTTCTCCCATCAGTTCCCTCCTTTTCCTGTGTAGAAGTTACCCCATCCTAACTGTTCCATCAACCCTTCTATGTTTCTAGCTCTCTCCTAGGTGACCCTCTGTGGGGATGGACTGGGTAAATATTGGCAGATGTCTTGCCCTGTTCACAGACCCTGACCCAGAGCTAGCCctgtgctccctccctcctggtcTCCACTGCAGGCTCCTAGATGGCCATTTGCATCTCCTCGAATGTGCTAACCTCCTTCTCAgctgagagaggaaagaaataaagtgtATTTGGCTAAAAGAGTTGCTGTCCCTATTTTCTGGGAGGCCCTTAGAGGCTGTCTTGTTTCCTGAGATCACTGGTCCTCCCTCCCTTTGACTATGTTCCCAGCATCCCAAATGCAGGTACTACCTGTTTTCACAGCTGAAGCAGGTGTTATCTGAAGCTCTCTTTGGAGAGAGCATCTGGGaataaatcaaacagaaaaagagaaggagagagggaaggaagggagggaaggaggagggaaggaaaggagaaaagaaggaaagaagggaaagaaagagataaaaagagaGCAAGGAAATGATCCATCATTTTATTAACATCTTTTGGAGAAACATCAAAGATGGTGGAGAGTACCCGATGGGTCCCTGATGGAGTAGTCAGTTCAGAAAATGGGTGAGACAGAGATGGAGGCCTTAAAAGGCAGACAGAGGAGAGGAGGTGAAGGTGCAAAGGGAGGTGGGGGACACATTTCCACAAGCTGTCTCAAAAAGGAAGCGCCTCCGCtgagcctgggctggggaggtgggggaaggagacAGCTTCTCCTTCTGCACTGCGAGAGGCAGCAGCCTGCAGCCAGAAGCAGCTGTGGTTTAGCGGCCAGGATGTGGGCTGCGCTCTGAGTGGGGTGATGGGTGCTGCAGCAGCAGAGGAGGGTGTGGGAGggcttctttctctgtctcccagaGCACACACTCAACTTGGCAGAGAGAAAAGGTCAGAGTGTTGAGGACCTCTCAGCCCAGCTCAAATCAGCGGGCTCTGTTCTCTCCCTCTTTGCACTCAGAAACCTCCCTGCTGACCACAGGACTATTTAAGAGTGTGACCATGACTGAAAAAGCCATTTGTCCTTAGCAGCCCCCCACACACTGTACACATTCAGCCTTGGTCTTGTGGCTACAGTTACTATATTTTGGTCCCTTTTGAAGCTACTTCTTTCCCTGTAAGTACTCAACACTTAAGCTCAAAAGGAGTCTCTGTGATGTTGACCATCATCACTAGCTTCTGATCAGCAGACTGGCCCCGGGATTGGGGGGTGGTGCAGTTCTGTCCCAGGTATATTTGATGGTACCAGTCAAGGGAGGTGTGGGTCAGCATGATGAAAGCAATAATATCTAACATTTAGGAAGCATGTATATGCTCTAGAAATTGCACTTAGCACCTGCATTTCATTTAAACGACCTCGACAAGGTAGATgttgttttcctcattttacagatgaagatacagGGGCTCAAAGGTGTTAATTAGTTCACCTAAGTTGCACAGTTAGTGAGGGACAGAGCTGGAATTAGCAGCCACAGCTGTCCAACTCCAACGCTCTGAACAGCTACCCAGTGCCAACTGTGATCGTTAAAAATGCTATGTTTTCCTGACTTTAAAACTCTGTATTTAATTGCTTAGGTGTTCCTTCCATGAGTACTTTTCTAATCACTCATGTGGGAGACCAAAACTGGGGTAAGTACTAAGAGGATGCAAACAGTTCCtgtcttcaaggagcttacaatTATATGAGTGGCCAAGTATGCAAAAAGTTAAACAGTAACAGAACAAATGTGATTAAGCCTAAGGGTGCAACAGACTTGCTGCCAGTGTTCCCAGGAGGCACTGATAAGGCTGAGGTGGTGGAGGAAGCCTCCATGGAGGAGGAAAGACCTGATCTGGGACTTGAAGGGAAGGATGAATAGAATTTGAAGACAAAGGAGAATGTTGTCCACTCACTGGagatgaaatagataaataaaatatcccGTTAGctgttaaataaattgaattgagAGTTAAAGatctttccacaaagaaaacttcAGACCAAGATGGTTTCCTTGGTGAAATctactaaacatttttttttgaagtgtagttgatctacaatgttagtttcaggggtacagcaaagcgattcaattatacatatacataaatatacatatatttttttcagtgtaatctaccaaacatttaatggagaaataataccaattctataCAAGCCTTTTCAGAAACGCGAAGAGAATACTTCCAACTCATTCCAAAGAGACCAAATTTATCCTGTGTAATGGTTAATTATATATGTCAACTTGGCTGAGTCACAATACCCAGGTAGTTGGTCAAACACATTTGGATTGCgttgtgaaggtattttttagctGAGATTAACActgccaactaaaaattggcacttgtcatctgccccTGCTTGGATTTAATCATGATctgctgcagccactgacctccaaACCTCCCTGAAAGGatttcagggtggagatcaggaatgaggcactctgtgctctgggaaaactggcagaacagacTTACAgctagttagatattttcaggaggttttatgagcccaaattcttgtgtctcctcatatctagaaaagcactaaaataattaatggtgacatctgctccttgtgactagcTGCAAGCCTCTGcataaatgtgtgcttgactgcacgtacCCCACTTCACTGTAATCATATCTAATACTGAGTTCCCCCCTGCCACTTCagagcagctcctcagagctatctgagatgcTGTTTCCCAGgttatagtcctcattttgccctaaataaaacttaacccacaactctcacattgtgtgatttGATAAAAAACATTTAAGTCAGTAGACTTTGAGGAAAGCAGATTACCTTCTATATTATAGGTGAGCCTCACCCAATCAGTGAAAGCCTTAAGAAAAAATAGACTGAAGTCCTCTGAGGAAGAGGGAGCTCTCTCTGCCTGTAGACTACCTTTGGGCTCAACCTGCAACATCAatccttccctgggtctccagcctgccagcccaccctgcagattttggacttgccagcttCACAATTGCATGAGctgattccttaaaataaatctctctcttctatcttctctttctgtgcatatatacatgtacatcctatcaaaaccagacaaagacattacaagaaaagaaagttgCAGACGAATATTCCTtatgaaaaaatgcaaaaattcttcacaaaattttagtaaatttaatctagtaatatataaaaagaataatacataaTGACCAAGTACAGTTTATTTCAGGAATACAGGATTGGTTTAACAAATCATGCTGCCAATGTAATTTACCATattaacagacaaaaaaaaaaagtaaaaccataTAATCAACTCAATGGCTGCAGAAGAAACATGTGACAACCCTCAACAACTATTTTTgctaaaaattctcagcaaactagAAAGAGAAGGGAACGACCTCAACCTACTAGATGGCATCTAACaaaaacctacagccaacatcatacttaatgatgaaagacaATGCTTTCCTCCTAAGGTCACAAATAAGACAAGGAGGTCCTTTCTCCACTTCGgctcaacattgtactggaggttctagcagTGCAATAAGccaagaaacagaagtaaaagacaTCCAGGTTGGAAATGGAAATGTTGGAAATTAAAAACTGCCTTTATTCACAAACAACATGATCTTCTATGGAGAAAATCTAATCTAATGggatctaccaaaaaaaaaaaaaagctgctagaattaataaatgagtttaggaagttttcagggtagaagatcaatatacaaaaagtaattgtatttctatgtacTTTCGATGAacagttggaaatggaatttttaaaaataccatacacacttaggaataaatctggcAAAAGACATATTCATGAACTGGAAGACTCAGTAGCATTAggatgtcagttctcccccaaatggtctataaattcaatgcaatcctcaCCAAAATCTCAGAAGGCGTTTTGTAGTAATAGAAGCTAATTCACAGAGGActgcaaaggacctagaataaccGAACTACTTTCTTTAAGAGTTGCATCCCAGCCATCCTACTCTTGAGTATTcatccaataaaaataaaaacatatgtccttGTGTACATGATTTATATAAAGacatatatgaatattcatagcagcttaaTTTGTAACAGCCAAAACCAGGAAATACTCAAAAGACAATCaagaggtgaatggataaacaacatgtggtatatccatacaatggactactactgaACATTAAACAGGAATGAACCATTGATagatgcaacaacatggatgaatttcaaaataattatgctgagcgTAAGAAGCTAGATCAAAAAAGGGTGCATATTATTTCATTcatataaaactctagaaaaatgGAAACTAATCTATAATGACAGAAAGCATTTCAGTGGTTGCCTGGAGGGTTGGAGGAtaaggagaagaaggagggcaCAATTGTTCAGGATGTTGGGTAGGTTCATAACTATCAACTGTGGTGATGTTTCACAAGTGTACACATATGCCAAAACTTAtcaaattttatactttaaatatatgcagtttaTTCATGTCAATTGGCTCCAGTaaagctgtattttattttattttattttattttttttattttattttattttattttattttattttatttatttggagggGGAGGAGATGAGATCATTTATTGACCTAGACCCCCTTCGTAGGACTTTCTCTGCactgtccatttcttcaaggacCCTGTGATGCAGGTGCTCCCCtggctccattttgcagatgaggagtattttaaaagcacaaaaaaatGAGAGCTGAAGGGACCCAAAATTCCAGAAGGGCTCAGGTGAAGGGTAgaatttctcaaccttggcttcACATTAGAATCACTATAGGCAGTTTTACAAgtcctgattttccagcccaatataatcagaatctctgggggtgaCACCCCCGCCATCAGTACTTTGAAAGCTACCCAGGagattccaatgtgcagccaatGTGGAGAACTGGTGAGCAGCATAGGGGGATGTAAGGGCATATGAGAGCACAGGGTCAAAGGAAGTGAGCAGGGCGTGGGAAGGGTACAAGCATTGGTGCAATACAAGCCATGGAAGGACTGCTCAAGGTGGAGGCATCCAGGGTGAAAGTCGGGTCTAGGGCTAGGAGGACTGCAGTAGTAGGGATATAAAGGGTAGGAATCAATCATAACCATGAATGAAGCATGTATGAATTGGAAGTTCATTCTGTCTCTAACAAACTTAGGGTCTACGTATACCTCGAGGAGATAGTGGGCAGAATCATCCAGATCTCTGGCTGATGTGGTTGttaattcttttctcctttgggaACCCTGGTCTAAGAAAGTCCCACTCATTAAACTTCTGAAGTTCTCTGAATTactcttagaaaacaaaaataggagTTCCTACCCATGGTAGACAGGAATGGACATAAAGCACATCAAAGAGTAAGTGGCTTCAATTCTTCCTGTAAATCTTCTAGAGTGTCTCTGAGTTAGGGctgcttcagaatcacctggagaccCAAAAGTGCCCCAAAAGGGACCCGAGtgtctatatttttaataaatctcaAAGTTCCAGAACCACCGCTAACCCACTGGCTGAAGATGACATCTATTGAAAATATCCCAAGCCCCTATCCAGTCTAGACTCCAGCTTTCCAGGTGGGTGGAGAAGGACAATGTGTTTTAATTGATGAAGGCTTTCTGATGTCAGTTTATCATGCAGAAGGCAGGAGCAGGGCAAGGACAGGTTCTGGgtgaagaaaatagaatggtACCTTCTACATAGGGGAAAAGGTTACTGAAGGGGCTTCCCCTGAGACCTCCTTGTAGGTAGTGGCTAACACTCCATGGGGGTCATAAAGCCAAAGCCAGCCCCTTAGCAGAAGTGGGACTTTGTCATATGCACTCGGAGCCTTGATAAGAAGTGATCCCAGGGCCCTTAATATCTCTGCCACCTTCACTCACAATGTCATGGAAACTTCTGTGTGGCTGGGTCCCTAAACACAGCAGCCCGCCCTCCACTATGGTGAGAAAGTCAATGCTGTGGAAGGGTTGTAATAGGGGACTAGAGCCAAGAGGCTGATCCTGAACCCAGGGAGCCCACCAGGCCAGAAACACCAGTGGGCCAGGATATGGTGGGAGACTGCCTATTGCACCATCCATgtggggcagaggaagggaaggagtgaAGGACGGACGCAGGTGGCTGGGTGGGGCAAGGGCCCAGCCAAGTCAGGACAACTCCCATGCTTTGCCCAGAAGCCTTCAAAAGTCCAGGCACCTGCTGAGTGAAGGAGGACATCTTTCTTGGTTGAGCAAGGAGAGAACGTGCAGCCGATAACCGATGCGCCTAGAAGCCACCAGCCTCAGGTTCGCCTGTTCCGCGCCCAGTTCTCACCAAGACGACTGTACTGAGCATCACTGTGACCTCGAAGGGGCTGAGAGATGAGAAGGGGGAACAATGAGGCAGGATCAGGACTCTCCTAGTGAGACCCCAGCAGGTCCCGCAGATGAGAGCTCATGCCTAGCCTTTCCAGACTCCCCAGTGATGAATTCCCCACTAGGACCCTCACACACACGTTACACCTAATGTCAGGCTCTCCATCCCCACTCACTCCTCTCCCATTCTCACCTTTTTCCCCTCAGGGCTTACCTGATAGAGCTGGTCATTCCTCAACAAAGCTTGAGTGTCAGCAGCTAGAAGAACCAGGCAAAGAGAGTCAACAGGGGTCTAGGAAGATGGGACAGTGAGACCCCTTGAACACTGCAGGGGTACTACAGCTGGTCACACCCTCAGACATCTGTATGAACTAAATGGGTCACAACCTCTGCTAATAACCAGTTGTAGGAGTCCTTAAGAGATTGCAAGAGTGACTCCCAGATGGGTCACAAGGCACCACCAGCCCCATTCcttagcagatacacactcacATCCACAACACACACATGCTCTGTCCCTTCCACTTACCCCCAGAGACCCTTCCAGTCTCGTGTCCAGCAAAGCAGTAGACTCCCACAGCAAGGAGCAGAGTGGCAATGATGTCGGTGATGATAATACCTGCCAGGGTGGCTGAGTCCAGCTCCACACAGTTCTGACACACTGTGTGGGGAAGGGAAGTGAGAGGAGAGATGAAGAGTCTTCAAGACCACGGAACCATCTCTGCCTCTTAGGGCTGCCCCAGGATCTCTCATGCCAAGACCCAATCTTGGAGAAAGATCTCCTGAGAGCCTTGCTACATCCACCTCTAACCTTCTGCCCAAGAAATCCCTGAGGAGAGCCAAGAAGTAGTCTCAGCTCTTCAGGAACTTGAATAAAGCAGTAGGCCAAACCATCCCCCCAACCAAGCCCCTGCTGCTTGCGTCATAAGCAGTATTTTTCCTATTGCTCTTTCGCCATAAAGCTCTTTTCCACTCTGAGGGCTCCAAAATCTGACTCATACCATTACAAGAGCAACCCAGTTTGTTTAGAGAACAGATTGGCACACCACAGCCCCCTCCAGCTAGAAAGTTCCCATATCTAGAGGCCCCAACCATTTCAACTCAAAGGGTCCAGGAGGCACATACTTCGAAAATATACTTGCAGAGTAGTCTCTTTGTCCGTTTGTTTATCTGTTGTGTTGCACCTGTACACTCCTCGTGGGTCCTGCATGCGTTTTCCCAAATCCAGACTCTTAGTATCTGAGGCCAGTGTTCCTGTTGTTCCCTCTAGCCATATGATGCTGGTATTGCAACTCAAAAATACTTTGTCCTCAAGTTCCTTCAAATCTATCTCGAAGGGGCtcactaaggaaaaaaataccacGATTAGAACCAGCAATTTGGTCAACACCAGATCCCTTGTTCTGCTGAGGCCCATACTCAAGAAGAGCCACTTTCTAGGTCTAGAACAGTTCATGGCTTCTAGTGAGAAAGATGGAAGTCACAAAAGAAAGGCTTCAGCAGACTCTGCATGAACTTCAGGGGCCAGGAAGGACACAAGGATGCAGTACAAGAGAGGCCAGGCCCTCAAGGACATGGAGCAAAGGAGGAAACCGTGGAACTAGTTTGATCCAAGAAACTTCCTGGAAATGTGTTCAGACCACTGATTAGAAGTAGAGTCCAGACTACTGAAACACTCAAGAGATAGGGAAAGCAGAAGAACCGTCCTCAATTGGAGATGTCCACATTTTTTCTCCAAGAAAACTTCCAATTCTACTTCCCAGCCACCTGCAACACTCCCATTTCAACTTCTCATCCTCTTCACTCTCCCTCTGCCCTTGCCCCAGTCACTCCCAAGGGAGTGGGACTCTCACTACTAGAGCCTTTCCCAGGGCCACTGATGGTTAGAAGTAGGGGGAAAGCTGATATGAATTACCAGCCCAGTAGTCCAGAAAGAGACCGAGGGCAAATCCCATGTAATGATTTTTAGTTGTTCTATCCTTAGGGAatggggggaaatttttttttttattgaatccATTCTTGGGTGCCACACAAGTCAAGTCTTGTAGGGGAGTTTAAGGGCTAGAGGTATGCACAGCACCTTTCTAGATCCACTGAATTGCTTTGACTGAGGGCATCTCCACTGCCCACAGAGGCGCTGGAATCTGTATCTCCAATCCCAGGGAAAAGTGGAATCTACATTCTCTGTGAGTTTCATAGTCAATTACCAATTTGGATAGATTAGCATCCTCTAGAAAACCCCCAGGATAACTGTTTCTCATGCCTCTGTAGCGAGTCAGAAGAATATGCATGTATTCTCAGGGAGGCACATGTACACCAGATGCTTCACATCGTAAAGTCATGTCTTCCTTGAGGATCCAATTCTAATGGAAATCCTGGATGTCCCAAAAAAGCTGACTACTAGGGTAATCATtcatcccagtttgcctgggGTTGAGGGAATTCCTGGAACATAGGACTATCAGTTTTAAAACCAGGCAAACCAGAATAAGTTGATTGTTCTTTTACCCCAAATCT
This window contains:
- the CD3D gene encoding T-cell surface glycoprotein CD3 delta chain produces the protein MEHSRFLAGLILTALLSQVSPFEIDLKELEDKVFLSCNTSIIWLEGTTGTLASDTKSLDLGKRMQDPRGVYRCNTTDKQTDKETTLQVYFRMCQNCVELDSATLAGIIITDIIATLLLAVGVYCFAGHETGRVSGAADTQALLRNDQLYQPLRGHSDAQYSRLGENWARNRRT